The region CTCCAGTTTAGTCTTGGCTTTTATTTACCAATTCACAATATTTTGGTGGATTAGGAGGAAGGAAGTGATACAAAATTTGGAAGCCTCTGTGGTGAATCCTTAGCTGACAGCTTCCAGTCCAAGCCTGTGTCCTGGCTATGTGCTCAGTCATCATGGAGTTATTTTGTGTGAGGTTTCAGCTCAGGAAGCAAACAATGTAACCCTCAACTTTTGGGTCAGATAAACTCAGAACCCTGAATTAATTCCAGCAGCTGTTTTTATGCAAACTTCTCTAAATAGGATTTTCTGAAGTAGGTGACAAGTCTGTGCAGGTTTAATGGAGTTTTTGGTCTGAGTGGTCATGAAATTCCTGTTCTAAGGACCATGCTTTTCATTGAACTAACAGATCTCTGTGTGGCCAGACTGAGTgctttggaaaagaaagagggtTAAGTATTGAAATGAAACTTGCATTTCTATGTGTCTTCATCCACACCAGACCCGAATGATTTTACATCCTGCacatcttattttcttctttttctggctGGACGGGCAGCTGGTTCATTACTGGTGATTCCACTGGGGAAAAAACTCCATCCCAAAGCACTCCTCTGTTGGTGTCACATGTGGGTCGTGCATGTGTTGAGAGTTCATGCCCAGCCATGCCTCAAGGAGTTCCTGTGGCCTCCAAGAATGATTCCATACATTTGGAAATGAATGGGAGAGACAGGTGCCCCCTGCATCCCTGGTACTGTCTCTCCCAGTTCAGCCTGGTTTCTTCTGGCCTGGATTGTTATACCCACACGTGGAACTTGGAAATCCAGAGTGGATTGGAGtggtggggctggtttgggtttctCAGCAGGTGGCAGCACAAGATCAGGGATGTCACCAGAGCTGGCACCGCAGAGGTGACACTGCAGCGAGGCAGTGCTCTGTGATCCTTGCTGTTGGACCAAGTGAGtctgccctgtcctgcagggAAGAAGAAGACAGGGATGTTGCAGCAGCAGTCAGAGCATCTATGGCAGCCAAACGGCAGGAAGAGAAGAAGAGGgtggaggacaaggaggaaggcagcagcagcagggggagAAAGGAGGATTTGAGGGATCCCGACGTGCTCAGCTCCAAACGTGTGCCAAAGTCTTCAAATGATGTCACAGGTGAGTGTTGGACaggtcctgcagctgcagggcatcTCAGTGTCTGGAAGGTTCCCTCAGAAAGTTCTGCCTTAGCCATGATTTACTCATTTAAAGCATCATGGATTTCCTGAATGCCACAACATAATGGGCAGCACAGTTAATTGAAGGAAATAGTGATGCATGGATTTAAATGGTTCTTCTGGAATGTCAGTAATGACATCACCAGCTGCTGAAAATAGGCCTTGGTGGTGCTGCAGTCATGGCCATTGATAGCCCCTGCTCTGGAATGAATGGGTTTGGGTTGAAAACAATGTCTTTGCTCTTTCTGTCCCTGTTCCAAAAGAAGCAGCTGCTAACGGAGTGCTCAGCCAGGAGGACTTTCCAGCAATcggctctgctgcaggacctcTCCCAGGGTGagtctgcagggctgcagcagggacaaaGCACGTTTAGAAGCTGATAGACGTGTTCTGCATatctggggaaaataattttccagatCATTTGATCCCTCCAAAGTTTCCCCTGCCCCGtcccctcctgcctggagctgtttctgtgctgctcaccAGCATGAGCAGcatcagctcctggcttgatcttagaatcatggaatagaACCATGGAATATcctcagctggaagggacccctgAGGATCATCTGGTCCAATTTCTGTTGTGTCACTCTAAGTGACAGTCTGAGGGGGAGTGGAGAGCTGTGGGTTTGTGCTGTCCCTTGGGGTTCTGCTGCCTCAGTAACTCCAaccctctcccttccccacagctctgcccagccagctctggTTAAGCTTAAGGATGAAGATTTCCCAAGCTtgtcctcctctgcagctcccagcatcTCATCAGGGATGTCTCTGATGTACACAGCCACTGCCAGGAAAGCAGCCTTCCAGGAGGAGgatttcccagccctggtgtccAAAGTGAAGCCCACCAATAGGACAGTAACTCACATCACATCTGCGTGGAACAATGGTTCCAGTAAAAACGTCGTCAAAGCCATGTGCAACCCCTGTGTCAACCAGCCAGCCAAAAAACCATCCTTGAACACCTCCAAAGGAAATAAGAAGAGCAATAAACTCTGTGAATCGGACGACGAGGACGGCAGCGGTGGCCTGACCACCCAGGAGATCCGCAACGCCCCGACCATGTTCGACGTCTCGTCCTTGCTGGCAGCTTCTACCTCACAAACTTTTACAAAAGTGggcaagaagaagaagatgggGGTTGAGAAGCAGAGCCCATCGTCCCCACGCCCGCCCCAGGAGCCACCATTGGCCAGGCCAGGCACAGAGAAGCCCCCGGAGGccgagcagccctgcagggccttccctgctgcccacggcCCCCTCGTCAACGGGCACTCAGAGAAACCatcagctgcctgtgctgcaccCAAAGAGCCCCCCGGCCTTAAAAAGCCCCCAGGGACTAACAAATGCCCTTTACCTCAGGAAGACTTCCCAGCTCTTGGGAGCTCAGGATCAGCCAGGATGCCCCCACCACCAGGTGAGCAGGGAATGAAGCTCAGAgtcgtggaatggtttgggtggcagggatcttaaagatcatctcattccactccctgctgtgggcaggggcacTTTACACTAGAGCAGGTTGTTccaggctggccttggacacttccagggatggggaagcactgctgagcacagccagcttTGCTTGGGGAGAGCCCAGAGAACACATGGATGTGTTGTGTAAGCTCCTGGCTCTTGTGTGGTTCTGCCACCAGCTGACAGGTAAAGTCAGCCTAGGTGTCACAGGGGGGCTGGAATGTCCTCTGGGACTCACCTCTGCCCCACAGCTGGAGGGGTTTGCTCTCTGGGGGTGGCTCCTGGATGTAGAGCTGGTttttccctgtccccaaggctgACACATCCGTGTGCTGTGCTCCAAGATCTGCCTTGGAAGCCGCTGCAGGCAAAGGGAATCtggctgtgtcctgtccctgctggcacttGTCACTTCActtcctcctgtgctggcagaggtTTCCTGCCGTGCTTTTAGCCATGACCTTGTGAAGGCAGGGCGACAGGAACAAAGGTGACCTGGAGTGGTTTTCGTGGCAGAGGGGTCACATCGGGAGGCGCCAGCACCGCTGtttgtgcagcccctgctgggaGAGGCCAGGCTGGGTCTGCTGCCTCCTCCCGTGGTTTGTGTTCACTTTAATAATGCAAAAGTGTTTCTCATTGTGACTTGGAGTGggctttcaaaattattttccattgaGAAAGTAAATGAATAATTAAAGCACTTTCTCTGTAGAGGAACATCAGCCACTCTCAAGTGCttcttgaagattttttttttaggttttctCCAATATAGTGATGTCTGCACTGCAAACTCTGCTTGGTGCTTCTGCAGAGCGTGTCAGGCTCTGGTGTGGGTTTTAGCCAGGGGTCTGTGGGTGCTCTAATTCCTGTCTCTCCCTGCTTCCCTCAGGCTTTAACTCCGTGGTGCTGTTGAAGAACCCTCCTCCGCCTCCGGGCCTGTCGGTGCCTGTCAGCAAACCCCCCCCGGGCTTCGCTGTCATCCCATCCTCCACCATCTCTGAACCCGTCACTACAGCTCTGAAAGAGTGAGTCAGGGgcctgccaggggctgtgggacccCTCACACCTCCCTGGTGTCACAGGGCTTCAAACAGCACACGGGGGGTGACTCTGAGGGATCAGCCAGGGGAGGTTCCCATTGGGAAGTCCCAGGGTGCTGGGGGTTGGATTCAGGAGAATTGCATAAAACAGCTCTGTGTAGTTACAAGTCTGAGGAACTGCAAACCTGTGCAATGTTTTGGCTGCTCAGACCTTGGCCTATCCTGGATTTATTTGGGAATCTGCAGCTCCAACATATTCCTGTACTTCTCATCAATTCTGTGGGAGTCCCAGCAGGAAGGTGCTGAGGTTTATTCTCCTGGTGACCTTCACTGCTCTGGTCTTTCAGGATCTGCTCTCTGGTTTCTTCTGGGACAGAAAGAGGAGTTtttgggaaaaggagagggaaaactTTGTGTCAGTTTCATACAGAACCTGAATTATCTGTTGGTTTATTCACAGTGAGGTCTTTGCTCAGATCTTTCGAGTGCACCcagctcacagagcagctcGTCAGGGCCATGTTAAACTTGGATTTTAAACGTTCTGTTTGTGTAAAGCTGGAATCTGATATGGAAATCCCATATTTTATTATCCTGACAAGACAGCTGTGTGCTGCTTTTGTGTAGCTGGGTGGAGGAAGGACGTGCAGCTGTAAACCATAACAGCCTTGTGATTTATGTCCCAGGACATCTTTGTGTGACACAAACCAGTGTCAGGGTCACTTCTGGTCTTTTCCAATACAGGCCAAAATCCTGTCATGGATCATACTTGATACCTGAGAACTTCCAGCAGAGGAACATCCAGCTCATACAATCcattaaagaatttcttcagaGCGACGAGTCCAAGTTCAATAAATTTAAAACTCATTCTGGGCAGTTCAGGCAGGTGAGTGGCTTCCCAAAGCCTCCCTTTCTGGGAGGCCTGAATTCCAGTGGGATGTTTAATAGATAAATACTCATTTTCCTCTGATTCTTacccttccctgtcccctgcaggggctgatctctGCAGCTCAGTATTACAAAAGCTGccgggagctgctgggggaaaaCTTCAAGAAGATTTTCAAGGAGTTGTTGGTGTTGCTGCCAGACACAGCCAAGCAGCAGGAACTGCTCTCTGCCCACAACGACTTCCGGCTCAAGGAGAAGCAAAGCTCCAACAAAcccaaaaagaacaaaaagaacgTTTGGCAGACGGACTCCCCCGCCGACCTCGACTGCTGCATCTGCCCCACGTGCAGGCAGGTGCTGACCCAGCAGGACGTGGTGACCCACAAAGCTTTGCACCTGGAGGATGAGGAGTTCCCCTCGCTGCAGGCCATCAGCAGGATCATCAGttagctctgcccagggccagcagccgggctctggctgtggctgtgcactTTGGAACGAGGCTTGGCAGTAGCTGGGGGCTGGTGCCCTtggggcagagaggagcaggtgATTTGGGAGGccctcctgggcacaggggtcAGGGGAATGTGCCAGAGCTCGTCCCCACCCTCTGTCTGAGCTCCCAAAGCTGGGCTGGGGttaggctgagctgcagggggaCGGGCAGGGCTCCTTCCTCCTGGAACATGCAATAGCTGGGAATCCTTCTGGATCTGCAGAATGACAGGGGACTCACTAGGGGAATAAGCTTCTGGTTTGGGGGTTTCTTTCTGGTTTGGGGGTGGGGGAAGTTTATGGATCGCTGAAATGAATGGAGGTGGCTTCCCTTATaacattctgattttttttgtgctaTTTCAGTGAAGATCACACTAGTCAGGGGTAAAAGGTGCAAGAGAgagtgctgctccctgggctgtgtgaccaggggAGCTGCACACACTGGGCTGCAGAGTTTCCCTTTCTGCAGAGTCAGTTCTGCTGCTTGGAGAATTGGGCCGATCTGTGCAAGATTTGAAGCTGCCTCTGACTTTTCCTGTAAAGTTCTTTCAAGAAGCTGATTTTGTAGACCTGCATGTACAGTAACAGCATTAAGGCTTTACTCTCCGTAAAGCACACGGGAATTTTATTTAATGACTGCCATGTTTCTAATTTCTTGGATGTATTACTGGTGGGAGCTCCCAACAGCATCCTGGGACATTAAATGCTGCTGATTACTGACCATGTTTTCTGCAGTGCCTTTAAGTGCATTTATCTGTTTACAGTAGTCTGACACCTGCACCTCCCTGGGTAGCACCGGGCTGGCTTGGCTCCTGTTCCTTGGCACCCCCAAATTCCACCCCAGAGGAAGAGGGGGATCTCTTCCTCCTGTCAAGTgactcctccagcagcagctctgagctgatGGAGTGCCAGGAGTCCCCCCTGGCTGTAGTTCAGTGTCTGATTCTCTCCCAAATCCAGGTTTAGTTATTTCTGAAGTGTAGGAACAAAGCTCACATTAAGTTATGTAATTTGTAGTGatgaaaacacagcttttctaGCATCATCATTTCTATGGAATCGAGCTCAGAGTATTACCCAAGAGCtactcctgcccacagccactCTTCCTTGCCTTACCTGTGTTATTTTTGCTTGCTCTCAGGCTGCAAAGTGctttgggtttattttcttgAATATTTAAGACTGTTGTGACCACCTGTGCACGTTGGGTTTGGCCCagaaggggctggggagggtgaTTTGGGTGCACGAGCCCCTGGCAGTCCCTGATCCTCACTCAGGATCCTGGAGCTGAtcccctgagggagctgggtgcTGCCACCACTTCCAGCCAGCAGCTGTCCCCATTTGGTTTGCAAAGTTCAGGGAGTGAAATGTCTTCCCTGGAGGAGCATCTTGTCTTCCCTTGGGTTTCAGTTCCTTCTCCATCAGCAGCTCTGAGTTccctgggaggtgctgctgggagtTCCCTCGAGCTGCTGCATCTCTGGGGCCTGATGTTGCAGTTTCCTTGTTCCTTGTGCTCACCTGATTCAATAAAGTTATTaccaaatctttttttttttttttttctattcatttTTAGCTCTTTATTGAAAATAAGTTGCAGTTGGTTACACAGACACCGAaaatacagaatcacagattgTTCTctcaaaagatatttttatatatataatatatacaaaatTGTAAACATTTTAAACTTATTTCCATACACAGTCCACTTTATACTACACTGCACAGAGGTTAGTGACAACTGCAACTCCTGGAAGCGTCTGCTCGGACAGAGGTATTGGCAAAGAAACTGAACCAGCAGCCCCCGGGTGGGAGCTGTGGAGATTAAAACTCTGGAAGGAGCTGAGGTTTGAATGTGTATTGCAACAAAATccaggcagctgagctggggcttCAAGTTGAGGCAGCGAGGGCTGAGCCTCACTGAGGGGAAGAGGGGCTTGTGACAGACATGGGGACAAAATGGGACTGAGAATGGGACCGGGGGGACCAGAGCCACCTCTTGGGGAGGGGTCTGAAATGCACAGCAGTGTTTATTGAGAGAAATTCCCATtgcatggagcagggatggcaattcccagggaacagagggcagagccaggagccagcgctgtgccagggagggacagggcagccctgggagggcCTGGTGGGCAgagaacagcagtgctgggggtcACTGGTTGTTTTGGCATGGACTGGTGGGAATCTCATCCCAAGAGCAGTGAGATCCCAAATGCTGCCCTGTAGAGGGAGGGCTTTGctctcaggctctgctccagcccctggcactcAGCAGGTAATGCAGGGGGAGGATGTTTTTTACTGAACATCACTAAAGCAGAGCTTCCACCTTTGCTAGGAACAGCTTGAAATGTTGGCAAAAACTCCAAATCTTTTAATATGCCTGAATGCACAGTGCATGATGGGGTGAGCTCAGTGCTGAGGAACAGCGGGGCTGTGACAGAGGCTCCTGGAGCAAGAGGCTGGGTGGGGCAGAACGCTGGAATTCTGCTCTTCACACCCAAATTTAGAGCTAACACCGTGCAGAggctttggggctgggctgagcacagctgagcccTCTGTGAGCTCTGGGGAGAACAGAGGGCTACAAACAGCCTGTGAGgatggcagagccctggcacgCTCAGGACAGTCCTGGCACGCTTTTGGGACAAttctgggacagccctggcaccctcCTAGGATGTGGCCTGGGTGCTTACAAGGGGGTGAGTGCTGCTGTTGCACAGCTGgcagaaaaagaggagaaaagaggaaaattgaTGTTCCAGatccctgagcccccagcagcccagggtcaCTGCAGCCATGGCTCTGGTTCTCCATCCACAGCCCCTTTGGGGTGTGTTTGGTGACAGCACTCCCTGCACACCCTGATGGGCACACCCAGGGCTGCCACCAGGCACGGTGACACccagcactgtggggacactggggggacactgtggggacactgtggggacactgggtgAAGGCTCCCACCACAGCCAGGGAGTTTGGGGCTGTCCCATCCTGCCTGGTGACACGGCCTTGGCACGGCCCATGggacaccagcccggtgccatTCCCTGGAAAAACGCTCCAGGTGtggctcctgcctgtgccagtgccaccccagcagaggtgccaccctgccctgcctggcacgGGCACTGTgggtgcagaggagcagggctcGC is a window of Melospiza georgiana isolate bMelGeo1 chromosome 16, bMelGeo1.pri, whole genome shotgun sequence DNA encoding:
- the ZNF598 gene encoding E3 ubiquitin-protein ligase ZNF598 isoform X2 — encoded protein: MAGAGPGPAEGPCVLCCGEMDVVALGRCEHPICYRCSVRMRALCGVRYCAVCREELRQVVFGRKLPSFSSIALQELQHEKKYDIYFMDAEVYALYRKLLQHECPLCPDAKPFNTFADLEQHMRKQHELFCCKLCVKHLKIFTYERKWYSRKDLARHRIHGDPDDTSHRGHPLCKFCDERYLDNDELLKHLRRDHYFCHFCDSEGAQEYYSDYEYLREHFREKHFLCEEGRCSTEQFTHAFRTEIDYKAHKSACHSKSRAEARQNRHIDLQFTYAPRHPRRTDGVVGGDDYEEVDRFNRQGRASRLSSRGSQQNRRGSWRYKREEEDRDVAAAVRASMAAKRQEEKKRVEDKEEGSSSRGRKEDLRDPDVLSSKRVPKSSNDVTAAANGVLSQEDFPAIGSAAGPLPGSAQPALVKLKDEDFPSLSSSAAPSISSGMSLMYTATARKAAFQEEDFPALVSKVKPTNRTVTHITSAWNNGSSKNVVKAMCNPCVNQPAKKPSLNTSKGNKKSNKLCESDDEDGSGGLTTQEIRNAPTMFDVSSLLAASTSQTFTKVGKKKKMGVEKQSPSSPRPPQEPPLARPGTEKPPEAEQPCRAFPAAHGPLVNGHSEKPSAACAAPKEPPGLKKPPGTNKCPLPQEDFPALGSSGSARMPPPPGFNSVVLLKNPPPPPGLSVPVSKPPPGFAVIPSSTISEPVTTALKEPKSCHGSYLIPENFQQRNIQLIQSIKEFLQSDESKFNKFKTHSGQFRQGLISAAQYYKSCRELLGENFKKIFKELLVLLPDTAKQQELLSAHNDFRLKEKQSSNKPKKNKKNVWQTDSPADLDCCICPTCRQVLTQQDVVTHKALHLEDEEFPSLQAISRIIS
- the ZNF598 gene encoding E3 ubiquitin-protein ligase ZNF598 isoform X1 — encoded protein: MVGRRSSPRSVVRAGRRGAEAAMAAMAGAGPGPAEGPCVLCCGEMDVVALGRCEHPICYRCSVRMRALCGVRYCAVCREELRQVVFGRKLPSFSSIALQELQHEKKYDIYFMDAEVYALYRKLLQHECPLCPDAKPFNTFADLEQHMRKQHELFCCKLCVKHLKIFTYERKWYSRKDLARHRIHGDPDDTSHRGHPLCKFCDERYLDNDELLKHLRRDHYFCHFCDSEGAQEYYSDYEYLREHFREKHFLCEEGRCSTEQFTHAFRTEIDYKAHKSACHSKSRAEARQNRHIDLQFTYAPRHPRRTDGVVGGDDYEEVDRFNRQGRASRLSSRGSQQNRRGSWRYKREEEDRDVAAAVRASMAAKRQEEKKRVEDKEEGSSSRGRKEDLRDPDVLSSKRVPKSSNDVTEAAANGVLSQEDFPAIGSAAGPLPGSAQPALVKLKDEDFPSLSSSAAPSISSGMSLMYTATARKAAFQEEDFPALVSKVKPTNRTVTHITSAWNNGSSKNVVKAMCNPCVNQPAKKPSLNTSKGNKKSNKLCESDDEDGSGGLTTQEIRNAPTMFDVSSLLAASTSQTFTKVGKKKKMGVEKQSPSSPRPPQEPPLARPGTEKPPEAEQPCRAFPAAHGPLVNGHSEKPSAACAAPKEPPGLKKPPGTNKCPLPQEDFPALGSSGSARMPPPPGFNSVVLLKNPPPPPGLSVPVSKPPPGFAVIPSSTISEPVTTALKEPKSCHGSYLIPENFQQRNIQLIQSIKEFLQSDESKFNKFKTHSGQFRQGLISAAQYYKSCRELLGENFKKIFKELLVLLPDTAKQQELLSAHNDFRLKEKQSSNKPKKNKKNVWQTDSPADLDCCICPTCRQVLTQQDVVTHKALHLEDEEFPSLQAISRIIS